One window of Magallana gigas chromosome 2, xbMagGiga1.1, whole genome shotgun sequence genomic DNA carries:
- the LOC105330981 gene encoding microsomal glutathione S-transferase 2: MHVHIGRLTLFDVVSKQIMPVELRDVALLGGVSVMHAWQLAKFARRVGAARGKFKVNYPAISGNEEFERYYRAQMNTLEFFPIFSTSLWMSGLFFHQVPAAIAGVVYIYARNKYFNGYIVSVKDRVPGFKLGVKCIMAMLGMFLLGIGHLAVETFTGINIKEQYLQQYLKF; this comes from the exons atgcatgtacatataggCCGCCTTACATTATTTGATGTAGTAAGTAAACAAATCATGCCGGTGGAACTGAGGGACGTTGCTCTTTTGGGGGGTGTGAGTGTAATGCACGCTTGGCAGCTGG CTAAATTTGCCAGAAGAGTTGGTGCTGCTCGGGGAAAGTTTAAGGTGAACTATCCAGCAATCAGTGGCAATGAAGAATTCGAACGCTACTACAGAGCTCA AATGAATACCCTTGAATTCTTTCCCATCTTTTCAACATCTCTGTGGATGAGTGGACTGTTTTTCCATCAAG ttCCTGCTGCTATTGCTGGGGTTGTGTATATATATGCCAGAAATAAATACTTCAATGGTTACATAGTCAGCGTCAAAGATAG AGTACCAGGATTTAAGCTTGGAGTGAAATGCATCATGGCTATGTTAGGAATGTTCCTTCTGGGTATTGGACATCTTGCCGTGGAGACCTTCACTGGGATCAACATCAAAGAACAATACCTCCAGCAGTACCTCAAGTTCTGA
- the LOC105336556 gene encoding Bardet-Biedl syndrome 7 protein homolog isoform X1, producing MMELNLTRVDYLQVGVTSSKSMRLLPPQIPGKPQRIVVGDHNGELQCLGMKKGEAVPVFNATLKKKITRVELGGPVGGTRERIFATSGSEIKGYTKKGKNFLSFDTSLAEPIQTMYVEGAELFTCGNYVYNHYHDCKDANHFLSADSICDVICIPTNKVPDVTPVLACQDRVLRVLQDSDLLYEVEVPGPPSVMQLYGNDGGEEGDEILYGTSDGRVGLVQIGRMAPSHRWELPNEKRNGGVLALDSYDITADGVLDLIVGRDDGLVEIYSYDESDEPIFRFKQQLSESVTSVQGGVIATQGFDEIICSTYAGWVLGLTSEQMSKGLSSTPIIPDTAAKAKINSLKGELEELQQKVVTEREKYQQTATSKTAISAVPHFDINDKFVLNREDASYTLSLELQLPIDNVLLQSDVPIDLLDVEKNSAVVSYSACNPEEGNFLLATYRCQANTTRLELKIRSIEGQYGTLQAYITPRVQPKTCRVKQYQIKPLSLHQRTHVFDDARPLNTIKLSGPFSLAEVHSWVCFCLPELPERTPPGDCITFHFVSTFLDTQLECVYRTGFDSGSNAKVTKKGEAIFRSDNISTISILKDVLTKEATKKKISLNITYEINDDSIPYTLNLIHPKLEYQLLLAKKVQLIDALKELQVHENDTTFMSPEYRQILEDAEELQAEFKRQPCHLERLYGMITDLYIDKFKFKGQNVKGRVPALLEVLDNYDLQTLVQFFESGGENRPS from the exons ATGATGGAATTAAATCTTACACGGGTGGACTACCTGCAG GTGGGTGTCACATCCAGTAAGTCCATGCGTCTCCTTCCTCCCCAGATTCCTGGCAAACCACAGAGA ATTGTTGTGGGAGATCACAATGGAGAGCTTCAGTGTCTTGGTATGAAGAAAGGAGAAGCAGTG cCTGTTTTTAATGCCACGCTTAAAAAGAAGATAACTCGTGTTGAGTTAGGAGGACCAGTGGGAGGAACAAGGGAGAGAATTTTTGCAACTTCAGGGTCAGAGATCAAAGGCTATACCAAAAAGGGAAAGAACTTTCTAAGCTTTGACACCAGTCTTGCGGAACCAATCCAGACAAT GTATGTTGAAGGAGCAGAGTTATTTACCTGTGGTAACTATGTCTACAATCATTACCATGACTGCAAGGATGCCAACCACTTTCTGTCAGCTGACAGCATCTGTGATGTCATTTGTATTCCAACCAATAAGGTTCCAGATGTCACACCAGTTTTAGCTTGTCAAGACAGAGTATTACGAGTCTTACAG GACTCTGATTTGCTATACGAGGTGGAGGTCCCTGGGCCTCCCTCAGTGATGCAGCTCTATGGAAATGATGGGG GGGAGGAAGGGGATGAGATTTTGTACGGGACATCTGATGGAAGAGTGGGCCTAGTTCAAATCGGAAG AATGGCTCCATCACATCGCTGGGAATTGCCAAATGAAAAACGAAATGGAG GAGTATTGGCCCTTGATAGTTATGACATCACTGCTGATGGTGTCCTTGACCTGATTGTTGGACGAGATGACGGTCTAGTGGAGATCTACAGCTATGACGAATCAGACGAACCCATATTTAGATTTAAACAG CAATTAAGTGAGAGTGTGACTTCAGTACAAGGAGGTGTAATAGCTACACAAGGATTTGACGAGATTATTTGCTCTACATATGCAG GTTGGGTACTAGGGTTGACTTCCGAGCAAATGTCCAAAGGCTTGAGCTCTACTCCCATAATTCCAGACACAGCGGCCAAAGCCAAAATCAACTCACTCAA AGGGGAGTTAGAGGAGTTGCAGCAGAAGGTAGTTACAGAGCGAGAGAAGTACCAGCAAACGGCCACCAGTAAAACCGCAATATCTGCAGTGCCTCACTTTGACATCAATGACAAATTTGTTCTGAATCGTGAAGATGCCAGCTACACCTTGAGTCTAGAGTTACAGCTACCTATTGACAATGTCCTTCTGCAG AGTGATGTCCCCATAGATCTTTTGGATGTGGAGAAAAACTCAGCGGTGGTCAGCTACAGCGCCTGTAACCCTGAG gAGGGTAACTTTCTTTTGGCCACCTACCGCTGCCAAGCAAACACAACTCGTCTAGAGCTTAAAATCCGCTCCATTGAGGGGCAGTATGGTACCCTTCAAGCATACATCACCCCTAGGGTCCAACCGAAAACCTGTCGGGTTAAGCAGTACCAGATCAAGCCATTGTCTCTACATCAGAGGACCCATGTGTTCGATGATGCAAG GCCTTTGAACACCATCAAGTTATCAGGGCCATTCAGTCTGGCTGAGGTCCACTCCTGGGTCTGTTTCTGTCTCCCTGAGCTCCCTGAGAGGACACCCCCAGGGGACTGTATCACATTCCATTTTGTGTCCACATTCCTTGACACTCAACTCGAGTGTGTTTACAG GACTGGATTTGACAG TGGTAGTAATGCCAAGGTCACCAAGAAAGGTGAAGCTATATTTAGATCTGACAACATCTCAACCATCTCCATTCTTAAGGATGTGTTGACAAAGGAAGCAACAAAGAAAAAGATCAGTCTCAATATTACCTATg AAATAAATGATGACTCAATCCCATACACATTGAACCTGATACATCCGAAACTGGAATACCAACTCCTCCTAGCCAAAAAAGTTCAGCTCATTGATGCTCTTAAG gAGCTTCAGGTTCACGAGAATGACACAACTTTTATGTCGCCTGAATATCGGCAAATTCTTGAAGATGCCGAGGAGCTACAGGCTGAGTTCAAAAGACAGCCCTGCCACCTTGAGAGACTCTATg GAATGATCACAGACTTGTACATAGATAAGTTCAAGTTCAAAGGTCAAAATGTCAAAGGTCGGGTCCCTGCATTATTGGAGGTCTTGGATAACTATGATTTACAAACACTTGTGCAATTCTTCGAGTCTGGTGGAGAAAATCGGCCATCTTAA
- the LOC105336556 gene encoding Bardet-Biedl syndrome 7 protein homolog isoform X3 translates to MMELNLTRVDYLQVGVTSSKSMRLLPPQIPGKPQRIVVGDHNGELQCLGMKKGEAVPVFNATLKKKITRVELGGPVGGTRERIFATSGSEIKGYTKKGKNFLSFDTSLAEPIQTMYVEGAELFTCGNYVYNHYHDCKDANHFLSADSICDVICIPTNKVPDVTPVLACQDRVLRVLQDSDLLYEVEVPGPPSVMQLYGNDGGEEGDEILYGTSDGRVGLVQIGRMAPSHRWELPNEKRNGGVLALDSYDITADGVLDLIVGRDDGLVEIYSYDESDEPIFRFKQQLSESVTSVQGGVIATQGFDEIICSTYAGWVLGLTSEQMSKGLSSTPIIPDTAAKAKINSLKGELEELQQKVVTEREKYQQTATSKTAISAVPHFDINDKFVLNREDASYTLSLELQLPIDNVLLQSDVPIDLLDVEKNSAVVSYSACNPEEGNFLLATYRCQANTTRLELKIRSIEGQYGTLQAYITPRVQPKTCRVKQYQIKPLSLHQRTHVFDDARPLNTIKLSGPFSLAEVHSWVCFCLPELPERTPPGDCITFHFVSTFLDTQLECVYSGSNAKVTKKGEAIFRSDNISTISILKDVLTKEATKKKISLNITYEINDDSIPYTLNLIHPKLEYQLLLAKKVQLIDALKELQVHENDTTFMSPEYRQILEDAEELQAEFKRQPCHLERLYGMITDLYIDKFKFKGQNVKGRVPALLEVLDNYDLQTLVQFFESGGENRPS, encoded by the exons ATGATGGAATTAAATCTTACACGGGTGGACTACCTGCAG GTGGGTGTCACATCCAGTAAGTCCATGCGTCTCCTTCCTCCCCAGATTCCTGGCAAACCACAGAGA ATTGTTGTGGGAGATCACAATGGAGAGCTTCAGTGTCTTGGTATGAAGAAAGGAGAAGCAGTG cCTGTTTTTAATGCCACGCTTAAAAAGAAGATAACTCGTGTTGAGTTAGGAGGACCAGTGGGAGGAACAAGGGAGAGAATTTTTGCAACTTCAGGGTCAGAGATCAAAGGCTATACCAAAAAGGGAAAGAACTTTCTAAGCTTTGACACCAGTCTTGCGGAACCAATCCAGACAAT GTATGTTGAAGGAGCAGAGTTATTTACCTGTGGTAACTATGTCTACAATCATTACCATGACTGCAAGGATGCCAACCACTTTCTGTCAGCTGACAGCATCTGTGATGTCATTTGTATTCCAACCAATAAGGTTCCAGATGTCACACCAGTTTTAGCTTGTCAAGACAGAGTATTACGAGTCTTACAG GACTCTGATTTGCTATACGAGGTGGAGGTCCCTGGGCCTCCCTCAGTGATGCAGCTCTATGGAAATGATGGGG GGGAGGAAGGGGATGAGATTTTGTACGGGACATCTGATGGAAGAGTGGGCCTAGTTCAAATCGGAAG AATGGCTCCATCACATCGCTGGGAATTGCCAAATGAAAAACGAAATGGAG GAGTATTGGCCCTTGATAGTTATGACATCACTGCTGATGGTGTCCTTGACCTGATTGTTGGACGAGATGACGGTCTAGTGGAGATCTACAGCTATGACGAATCAGACGAACCCATATTTAGATTTAAACAG CAATTAAGTGAGAGTGTGACTTCAGTACAAGGAGGTGTAATAGCTACACAAGGATTTGACGAGATTATTTGCTCTACATATGCAG GTTGGGTACTAGGGTTGACTTCCGAGCAAATGTCCAAAGGCTTGAGCTCTACTCCCATAATTCCAGACACAGCGGCCAAAGCCAAAATCAACTCACTCAA AGGGGAGTTAGAGGAGTTGCAGCAGAAGGTAGTTACAGAGCGAGAGAAGTACCAGCAAACGGCCACCAGTAAAACCGCAATATCTGCAGTGCCTCACTTTGACATCAATGACAAATTTGTTCTGAATCGTGAAGATGCCAGCTACACCTTGAGTCTAGAGTTACAGCTACCTATTGACAATGTCCTTCTGCAG AGTGATGTCCCCATAGATCTTTTGGATGTGGAGAAAAACTCAGCGGTGGTCAGCTACAGCGCCTGTAACCCTGAG gAGGGTAACTTTCTTTTGGCCACCTACCGCTGCCAAGCAAACACAACTCGTCTAGAGCTTAAAATCCGCTCCATTGAGGGGCAGTATGGTACCCTTCAAGCATACATCACCCCTAGGGTCCAACCGAAAACCTGTCGGGTTAAGCAGTACCAGATCAAGCCATTGTCTCTACATCAGAGGACCCATGTGTTCGATGATGCAAG GCCTTTGAACACCATCAAGTTATCAGGGCCATTCAGTCTGGCTGAGGTCCACTCCTGGGTCTGTTTCTGTCTCCCTGAGCTCCCTGAGAGGACACCCCCAGGGGACTGTATCACATTCCATTTTGTGTCCACATTCCTTGACACTCAACTCGAGTGTGTTTACAG TGGTAGTAATGCCAAGGTCACCAAGAAAGGTGAAGCTATATTTAGATCTGACAACATCTCAACCATCTCCATTCTTAAGGATGTGTTGACAAAGGAAGCAACAAAGAAAAAGATCAGTCTCAATATTACCTATg AAATAAATGATGACTCAATCCCATACACATTGAACCTGATACATCCGAAACTGGAATACCAACTCCTCCTAGCCAAAAAAGTTCAGCTCATTGATGCTCTTAAG gAGCTTCAGGTTCACGAGAATGACACAACTTTTATGTCGCCTGAATATCGGCAAATTCTTGAAGATGCCGAGGAGCTACAGGCTGAGTTCAAAAGACAGCCCTGCCACCTTGAGAGACTCTATg GAATGATCACAGACTTGTACATAGATAAGTTCAAGTTCAAAGGTCAAAATGTCAAAGGTCGGGTCCCTGCATTATTGGAGGTCTTGGATAACTATGATTTACAAACACTTGTGCAATTCTTCGAGTCTGGTGGAGAAAATCGGCCATCTTAA
- the LOC105336556 gene encoding Bardet-Biedl syndrome 7 protein homolog isoform X2: MMELNLTRVDYLQVGVTSSKSMRLLPPQIPGKPQRIVVGDHNGELQCLGMKKGEAVPVFNATLKKKITRVELGGPVGGTRERIFATSGSEIKGYTKKGKNFLSFDTSLAEPIQTMYVEGAELFTCGNYVYNHYHDCKDANHFLSADSICDVICIPTNKVPDVTPVLACQDRVLRVLQDSDLLYEVEVPGPPSVMQLYGNDGGEEGDEILYGTSDGRVGLVQIGRMAPSHRWELPNEKRNGGVLALDSYDITADGVLDLIVGRDDGLVEIYSYDESDEPIFRFKQQLSESVTSVQGGVIATQGFDEIICSTYAGWISALTSEPNIKESGPDVYHLSDQGREKIIGLRGELEELQQKVVTEREKYQQTATSKTAISAVPHFDINDKFVLNREDASYTLSLELQLPIDNVLLQSDVPIDLLDVEKNSAVVSYSACNPEEGNFLLATYRCQANTTRLELKIRSIEGQYGTLQAYITPRVQPKTCRVKQYQIKPLSLHQRTHVFDDARPLNTIKLSGPFSLAEVHSWVCFCLPELPERTPPGDCITFHFVSTFLDTQLECVYRTGFDSGSNAKVTKKGEAIFRSDNISTISILKDVLTKEATKKKISLNITYEINDDSIPYTLNLIHPKLEYQLLLAKKVQLIDALKELQVHENDTTFMSPEYRQILEDAEELQAEFKRQPCHLERLYGMITDLYIDKFKFKGQNVKGRVPALLEVLDNYDLQTLVQFFESGGENRPS, from the exons ATGATGGAATTAAATCTTACACGGGTGGACTACCTGCAG GTGGGTGTCACATCCAGTAAGTCCATGCGTCTCCTTCCTCCCCAGATTCCTGGCAAACCACAGAGA ATTGTTGTGGGAGATCACAATGGAGAGCTTCAGTGTCTTGGTATGAAGAAAGGAGAAGCAGTG cCTGTTTTTAATGCCACGCTTAAAAAGAAGATAACTCGTGTTGAGTTAGGAGGACCAGTGGGAGGAACAAGGGAGAGAATTTTTGCAACTTCAGGGTCAGAGATCAAAGGCTATACCAAAAAGGGAAAGAACTTTCTAAGCTTTGACACCAGTCTTGCGGAACCAATCCAGACAAT GTATGTTGAAGGAGCAGAGTTATTTACCTGTGGTAACTATGTCTACAATCATTACCATGACTGCAAGGATGCCAACCACTTTCTGTCAGCTGACAGCATCTGTGATGTCATTTGTATTCCAACCAATAAGGTTCCAGATGTCACACCAGTTTTAGCTTGTCAAGACAGAGTATTACGAGTCTTACAG GACTCTGATTTGCTATACGAGGTGGAGGTCCCTGGGCCTCCCTCAGTGATGCAGCTCTATGGAAATGATGGGG GGGAGGAAGGGGATGAGATTTTGTACGGGACATCTGATGGAAGAGTGGGCCTAGTTCAAATCGGAAG AATGGCTCCATCACATCGCTGGGAATTGCCAAATGAAAAACGAAATGGAG GAGTATTGGCCCTTGATAGTTATGACATCACTGCTGATGGTGTCCTTGACCTGATTGTTGGACGAGATGACGGTCTAGTGGAGATCTACAGCTATGACGAATCAGACGAACCCATATTTAGATTTAAACAG CAATTAAGTGAGAGTGTGACTTCAGTACAAGGAGGTGTAATAGCTACACAAGGATTTGACGAGATTATTTGCTCTACATATGCAG GCTGGATCAGTGCTCTCACATCTGAGCCCAATATCAAAGAAAGCGGGCCAGATGTTTATCATCTCTCAGACCAGGGGCGCGAAAAAATTATTGGTCTTAG AGGGGAGTTAGAGGAGTTGCAGCAGAAGGTAGTTACAGAGCGAGAGAAGTACCAGCAAACGGCCACCAGTAAAACCGCAATATCTGCAGTGCCTCACTTTGACATCAATGACAAATTTGTTCTGAATCGTGAAGATGCCAGCTACACCTTGAGTCTAGAGTTACAGCTACCTATTGACAATGTCCTTCTGCAG AGTGATGTCCCCATAGATCTTTTGGATGTGGAGAAAAACTCAGCGGTGGTCAGCTACAGCGCCTGTAACCCTGAG gAGGGTAACTTTCTTTTGGCCACCTACCGCTGCCAAGCAAACACAACTCGTCTAGAGCTTAAAATCCGCTCCATTGAGGGGCAGTATGGTACCCTTCAAGCATACATCACCCCTAGGGTCCAACCGAAAACCTGTCGGGTTAAGCAGTACCAGATCAAGCCATTGTCTCTACATCAGAGGACCCATGTGTTCGATGATGCAAG GCCTTTGAACACCATCAAGTTATCAGGGCCATTCAGTCTGGCTGAGGTCCACTCCTGGGTCTGTTTCTGTCTCCCTGAGCTCCCTGAGAGGACACCCCCAGGGGACTGTATCACATTCCATTTTGTGTCCACATTCCTTGACACTCAACTCGAGTGTGTTTACAG GACTGGATTTGACAG TGGTAGTAATGCCAAGGTCACCAAGAAAGGTGAAGCTATATTTAGATCTGACAACATCTCAACCATCTCCATTCTTAAGGATGTGTTGACAAAGGAAGCAACAAAGAAAAAGATCAGTCTCAATATTACCTATg AAATAAATGATGACTCAATCCCATACACATTGAACCTGATACATCCGAAACTGGAATACCAACTCCTCCTAGCCAAAAAAGTTCAGCTCATTGATGCTCTTAAG gAGCTTCAGGTTCACGAGAATGACACAACTTTTATGTCGCCTGAATATCGGCAAATTCTTGAAGATGCCGAGGAGCTACAGGCTGAGTTCAAAAGACAGCCCTGCCACCTTGAGAGACTCTATg GAATGATCACAGACTTGTACATAGATAAGTTCAAGTTCAAAGGTCAAAATGTCAAAGGTCGGGTCCCTGCATTATTGGAGGTCTTGGATAACTATGATTTACAAACACTTGTGCAATTCTTCGAGTCTGGTGGAGAAAATCGGCCATCTTAA